One genomic region from Spartobacteria bacterium encodes:
- a CDS encoding chromate transporter yields MMRDCSLEKYCVTKSVWKHCSMTVFGTRQKRGVVWASAVRRCGNGFSGMSWRSAGRKNMTNDAIASSPQRLRECAVLFGVFARIGLVLIGGGYVMLPLLQREVVERRGWISEKDMMNYFAIGQSTPGVIAVNAATFIGFRRAGIWGASAAVCGIVFPALVIICCIAGVYSTLAKCKWVETGLSGMRVAVSVLLLYTVHDLLRKTCRNAFAVVVTIAAFCAVAVAGVSPVLVIMLAGSAGWLFYRKKC; encoded by the coding sequence ATGATGCGCGATTGCAGTCTCGAAAAATATTGCGTGACAAAGTCCGTCTGGAAGCACTGCTCAATGACTGTCTTTGGAACAAGGCAGAAGCGGGGCGTCGTCTGGGCGTCAGCCGTACGGCGGTGTGGAAATGGATTCTCAGGCATGAGTTGGCGCAGCGCGGGACGAAAAAATATGACGAATGACGCCATCGCTTCATCTCCGCAGCGACTCCGCGAATGTGCTGTGCTGTTTGGCGTTTTTGCACGTATTGGCCTGGTTCTTATTGGTGGCGGCTATGTGATGCTTCCCCTTTTACAGCGGGAAGTGGTGGAACGCCGAGGCTGGATTTCTGAAAAGGATATGATGAATTATTTTGCTATCGGCCAGTCCACACCTGGTGTGATTGCAGTGAATGCGGCCACGTTTATCGGGTTTCGGCGTGCCGGAATTTGGGGTGCGTCGGCTGCTGTTTGCGGGATTGTATTTCCTGCTCTGGTGATTATCTGCTGCATTGCCGGTGTTTATAGCACTCTGGCCAAATGTAAATGGGTCGAGACAGGGCTGTCTGGTATGCGTGTGGCAGTTAGCGTGCTGCTTTTGTATACCGTCCATGATCTGTTGCGAAAGACGTGTCGCAATGCTTTTGCTGTGGTTGTTACCATTGCTGCATTTTGTGCTGTGGCCGTGGCAGGGGTATCTCCGGTTCTTGTGATCATGCTGGCGGGATCGGCCGGCTGGCTGTTTTATCGGAAGAAGTGCTGA
- a CDS encoding chromate transporter, with product MVYLHLMIVFFKTGLFTIGGGLAALPLLQVYLVHGGWVTQEEFIDMIAIAQSTPGPIGINMATFAGYKAAGMPGALLATISMVTPSFVIILIIARFLETFASHPLVKQIMRGLRPAAMGMIAAATWLVTRAALYHPHARSETGFQLMPWVLFTVLVLCYARWRAHPLIYIAAGAVGAVILRWAGLV from the coding sequence ATGGTATACCTGCACCTGATGATTGTTTTTTTTAAAACGGGACTGTTCACCATTGGCGGAGGTCTGGCCGCCCTGCCGCTGCTTCAGGTTTATCTGGTTCATGGCGGCTGGGTCACGCAGGAAGAATTTATTGACATGATTGCTATTGCGCAGTCGACGCCCGGTCCAATCGGGATCAATATGGCCACCTTTGCCGGATATAAAGCGGCCGGTATGCCGGGGGCGCTTCTGGCCACGATCAGTATGGTGACGCCGTCCTTTGTCATCATTTTGATCATTGCACGTTTTCTCGAAACCTTTGCTTCGCACCCGCTGGTCAAACAAATCATGCGCGGTCTCCGTCCCGCCGCCATGGGAATGATTGCCGCCGCCACGTGGCTGGTAACTCGTGCCGCGCTGTATCATCCCCATGCCCGGTCGGAAACGGGGTTCCAGCTGATGCCGTGGGTGTTGTTTACGGTTCTTGTACTCTGTTACGCCCGCTGGCGTGCACACCCCCTGATTTACATTGCCGCCGGAGCTGTTGGTGCCGTAATCCTGCGATGGGCAGGTTTGGTGTAA